One segment of Streptomyces bathyalis DNA contains the following:
- a CDS encoding sulfurtransferase yields the protein MSRSDVLVDADWVQDHIDDPKTVIVEVDEDTSAYDKNHIQNAVRIDWKQDLQDPVRRDFVDQEGFEKLLSEKGISNDDTVVLYGGNNNWFAAYAYWYFKLYGHQDVKLLDGGRKKWELDSRDLVAEVPTRAKTEYKAKPQDTSIRAFRDEVVDAIGTKNLVDVRSPDEFTGKLLAPAHLPQEQSQRPGHVPSARNIPWSKSANDDGTFKSDEELKELYEGEGVDLGKDTIAYCRIGERSAHSWFVLHELLGQQNVKNYDGSWTEYGSLVGVPVAVGTED from the coding sequence ATGAGCCGCAGTGACGTCCTCGTAGACGCCGACTGGGTCCAGGACCACATCGACGACCCGAAGACGGTCATCGTCGAGGTCGACGAGGACACCTCGGCCTACGACAAGAACCACATCCAGAACGCCGTGCGCATCGACTGGAAGCAGGACCTCCAGGACCCGGTCCGCCGCGACTTCGTCGACCAGGAGGGCTTCGAGAAGCTCCTCTCCGAGAAGGGCATCTCCAACGACGACACGGTCGTGCTCTACGGCGGCAACAACAACTGGTTCGCCGCCTACGCCTACTGGTACTTCAAGCTCTACGGCCACCAGGACGTGAAGCTGCTCGACGGGGGCCGCAAGAAGTGGGAGCTGGACTCCCGCGACCTGGTCGCCGAGGTGCCCACCCGCGCGAAGACCGAGTACAAGGCCAAGCCGCAGGACACCTCCATCCGCGCCTTCCGGGACGAGGTCGTCGACGCGATCGGCACCAAGAACCTGGTCGACGTGCGCTCGCCCGACGAGTTCACCGGCAAGCTGCTCGCCCCGGCACACCTGCCGCAGGAGCAGTCCCAGCGCCCGGGCCACGTCCCGAGCGCGCGCAACATCCCGTGGTCGAAGTCGGCCAACGACGACGGCACCTTCAAGTCCGACGAGGAGCTGAAGGAGCTGTACGAGGGCGAGGGCGTCGACCTGGGCAAGGACACCATCGCCTACTGCCGCATCGGTGAGCGTTCCGCTCACAGCTGGTTCGTCCTGCACGAGCTGCTGGGCCAGCAGAACGTCAAGAACTACGACGGCTCCTGGACCGAGTACGGCTCGCTGGTCGGCGTCCCCGTCGCCGTCGGCACCGAAGACTGA
- a CDS encoding NADPH-dependent FMN reductase, translating into MPGTAANAASAAKTASTAMTASTADASGGTETEEGTVGTPGGPERTGGPLRLAVIVGSVRAGRFGPVVSAWFAEEARKYGAYDVDVIDLAEAEHELPVAFPEFGEPLPPAVKAVHSGLSRRLAAADVFVIVTPEYNHSFPAPLKNTIDWFRDEWQAKPAGFVSYGGMAGGQRAVEHLRPVFAELHAVTVRETLSFHMAWERFDKDGRPRDEEGSTAAAKGMLRQLEWWGSALREARAKFPYGSAA; encoded by the coding sequence ATGCCAGGCACAGCAGCAAATGCGGCGAGCGCGGCAAAGACGGCGAGCACGGCAATGACGGCGAGCACGGCCGACGCGTCGGGCGGGACGGAAACCGAGGAAGGAACGGTAGGCACCCCCGGCGGGCCGGAGCGGACCGGCGGACCGCTGCGCCTGGCCGTCATCGTCGGCAGCGTCAGGGCCGGCCGGTTCGGACCGGTGGTCTCGGCATGGTTCGCCGAGGAGGCGCGCAAGTACGGCGCCTACGACGTCGACGTCATCGACCTCGCCGAGGCGGAACACGAACTGCCCGTCGCCTTCCCGGAGTTCGGCGAACCGCTGCCGCCCGCGGTGAAGGCCGTGCACAGCGGGCTGTCCCGCAGGCTCGCAGCCGCGGACGTCTTCGTGATCGTCACTCCCGAGTACAACCACAGCTTCCCGGCCCCGCTGAAGAACACCATCGACTGGTTCCGCGACGAGTGGCAGGCCAAGCCGGCCGGGTTCGTCTCGTACGGCGGAATGGCGGGCGGCCAGCGTGCAGTGGAGCATCTGCGGCCGGTCTTCGCCGAACTGCACGCCGTCACCGTCCGCGAGACGCTCAGCTTCCACATGGCCTGGGAACGATTCGACAAGGACGGCCGCCCCCGCGACGAGGAGGGCAGCACGGCCGCCGCCAAGGGGATGCTGCGGCAGCTGGAGTGGTGGGGGAGCGCGTTGCGTGAGGCCCGCGCCAAGTTCCCCTACGGATCCGCTGCTTGA
- a CDS encoding LmeA family phospholipid-binding protein has product MRALRRGLIVLFVLAVLFVAADRLAVKLAEDKAAEKIKSSPGIASAGKTSIDIKGFPFLTQIAAQELGEVDAEMSGLKAEASGGQLKVNRIDAKLQDVRFSGDFSSAEADRATGTALVSYGELTKAALEGVDVGWGGKDSSGQGRVKVSAGVTVPGLGQTLKRSVTSTVSVSGGDTVKLRADKVPGADIPGLEEAIRGRIDFERKIAGLPDGLELEKVEPTVEGIELTVRGKGVKLGG; this is encoded by the coding sequence ATGCGCGCACTACGCAGAGGGCTCATCGTCCTCTTCGTCCTCGCGGTGCTGTTCGTGGCCGCCGACCGGCTGGCGGTCAAGCTGGCCGAGGACAAGGCCGCCGAGAAGATCAAGAGCTCGCCGGGCATCGCCTCCGCCGGAAAGACCTCCATCGACATCAAGGGCTTCCCCTTCCTCACCCAGATCGCCGCGCAGGAGCTCGGCGAGGTCGACGCCGAGATGAGCGGGCTGAAGGCCGAGGCCTCCGGCGGACAGCTGAAGGTCAACCGCATCGACGCGAAGCTGCAGGACGTCCGCTTCAGCGGCGACTTCTCCTCCGCCGAGGCCGACCGGGCCACCGGCACGGCGCTCGTCTCGTACGGAGAACTGACCAAGGCCGCTCTCGAAGGCGTGGACGTGGGCTGGGGCGGCAAGGACAGCAGCGGCCAGGGCAGGGTCAAGGTGAGCGCCGGCGTCACGGTGCCGGGGCTCGGCCAGACCCTCAAGCGCAGCGTGACCAGCACCGTCAGCGTCTCCGGCGGTGACACGGTGAAGCTGCGGGCCGACAAGGTGCCCGGCGCCGACATCCCGGGTCTGGAGGAGGCGATCCGCGGCAGGATCGACTTCGAGCGGAAGATAGCGGGACTCCCCGACGGGCTCGAACTCGAGAAGGTCGAGCCCACCGTCGAGGGCATCGAGCTGACCGTCCGCGGCAAGGGCGTGAAACTCGGCGGCTGA
- a CDS encoding sensor histidine kinase, producing the protein MLAAVTVALAVAACATACWFLVRAQLVGSLDESLRSNSRVDPSFVVGQLSSGQCSPADERAPNPFDATVQVVDRHGKSCVIVGSRVEVSRGDERVAEHRQDESVHTARSEDGSGPDYRVLTTPVEGTDVAVSVARPLTETDRSLRNLALILALVGGTGVLAAAGAGVVLARAGLRPVDRLTGAVEHIARTEDLGVSIPAEGDDEIARLSRSFNSMTEALASSRELQQQLIADAGHELRTPLTSLRTNIELLVRSEETGRSLPGEDRRALLESVRAQMSELAALVGDLQELSREMPPFGGPVAGIALHDITERAAERVRLRSAGITVTVRTEPWYVRGEPAALERSVVNLLDNAVKFSPEGGSVEAVLSGGRLWVRDHGPGVADDELPYVFDRFWRSPSARSLPGSGLGLSIVARTARQSGGEVALEPAEGGGTVAVLDLPGSPEPESEDEADQEDGGGTGPPGGSSLTST; encoded by the coding sequence ATGCTCGCGGCGGTCACGGTGGCGCTCGCCGTGGCGGCGTGCGCGACGGCCTGCTGGTTCCTCGTACGGGCGCAGCTGGTCGGTTCGCTGGACGAGTCGCTGCGCAGCAACAGCCGCGTCGACCCCAGCTTCGTCGTCGGCCAGCTCAGCTCCGGGCAGTGCTCCCCGGCCGACGAGCGTGCCCCGAACCCCTTCGACGCGACGGTCCAGGTCGTCGACCGGCACGGGAAGAGCTGCGTCATCGTGGGCAGCAGGGTCGAGGTCTCGCGGGGCGACGAACGCGTGGCGGAGCACCGGCAGGACGAGTCGGTGCACACCGCCCGCAGCGAGGACGGCTCCGGGCCCGACTACCGGGTGCTGACCACGCCCGTCGAGGGCACCGACGTGGCCGTCTCGGTGGCGCGGCCGCTGACGGAGACCGACAGGTCGCTTCGGAACCTCGCCCTGATCCTCGCGCTGGTCGGCGGCACCGGCGTGCTCGCGGCCGCGGGTGCGGGCGTCGTGCTGGCGCGGGCGGGGCTGCGGCCCGTGGACCGGCTCACGGGTGCCGTCGAGCACATCGCCCGCACGGAGGACCTCGGCGTGAGCATCCCCGCCGAGGGCGACGACGAGATCGCCCGGCTGTCCCGCTCGTTCAACTCGATGACCGAGGCGCTGGCCTCCTCGCGCGAGCTCCAGCAGCAGCTGATCGCCGACGCGGGGCACGAACTGCGCACGCCGCTGACCTCGCTGCGTACCAACATCGAACTGCTCGTACGGAGCGAGGAGACGGGCCGCTCGCTGCCCGGGGAGGACCGCCGGGCGCTGCTGGAGTCCGTCAGGGCGCAGATGAGTGAACTGGCCGCGCTCGTCGGTGACTTGCAGGAACTCTCGCGTGAGATGCCGCCCTTCGGCGGCCCCGTCGCGGGCATCGCGCTGCACGACATCACCGAACGGGCCGCGGAACGCGTGCGGCTGCGCAGCGCCGGCATCACCGTCACGGTGCGCACGGAGCCCTGGTACGTGCGCGGCGAGCCGGCGGCGCTGGAGCGTTCCGTGGTCAACCTGCTCGACAACGCGGTGAAGTTCAGCCCGGAGGGCGGCAGCGTCGAGGCCGTACTGAGCGGGGGCAGGCTGTGGGTGCGCGATCACGGTCCGGGCGTCGCGGACGACGAACTCCCTTATGTCTTCGACCGGTTCTGGCGCTCGCCGTCGGCGCGGAGCCTGCCCGGGTCTGGGCTCGGGCTGTCCATCGTGGCGCGTACGGCGAGGCAGTCGGGCGGTGAGGTCGCGCTGGAGCCGGCGGAGGGCGGCGGCACGGTGGCCGTGCTGGACCTGCCCGGATCGCCGGAGCCGGAATCCGAGGACGAGGCCGATCAGGAGGACGGTGGCGGCACGGGACCGCCCGGAGGGTCAAGCTTGACTTCAACTTAA
- a CDS encoding LacI family DNA-binding transcriptional regulator translates to MARVTRDDVARLAGTSTAVVSYVINNGPRPVAPATRERVLAAIKELGYRPDRVAQAMASRRTDLIGLIVPDARQPFFAELAHAVEQAAAERGKMVLVGNSDYLDEREVHYLRAFLGMRVSGLILISQGPSEHAAVEIDAWDARVVLLHRRPEAIDDVAVVLDDVGGAQLATRHLLEHGHEYVACLGGIDSTPESGDPVTDHVEGWSRAMEEAGRSVEGRLFQAPYNRYDTYRLALELLGRPDRPTAVFCATDDQAFGVLRAARELGLDVPQDLAVAGFDDVKEAGLTDPPLTTVGSDREGMAKAAVDLVLDDGLRVAGSQRQRVRQFPAGLVVRRSCGCGEPPRR, encoded by the coding sequence GTGGCCAGGGTGACGCGGGACGATGTGGCAAGGCTTGCGGGTACGTCGACCGCGGTTGTCAGCTATGTGATCAACAACGGGCCGAGACCCGTCGCACCGGCCACGCGTGAGCGCGTGCTGGCAGCCATCAAGGAGCTCGGCTACCGGCCGGACAGGGTCGCGCAGGCGATGGCCTCGCGCCGCACCGACCTCATAGGTCTCATCGTCCCCGACGCCCGGCAGCCCTTCTTCGCCGAGCTCGCACACGCCGTCGAGCAGGCCGCCGCCGAGCGCGGAAAGATGGTCCTCGTCGGCAACTCCGACTACCTCGACGAGCGCGAGGTGCACTACCTGCGGGCCTTCCTGGGGATGCGCGTCTCCGGCCTGATCCTCATCAGCCAGGGTCCCAGCGAGCACGCCGCGGTGGAGATCGACGCCTGGGACGCCCGCGTCGTGCTGCTGCACCGCCGCCCCGAGGCCATCGACGACGTGGCGGTCGTGCTCGACGACGTCGGCGGTGCGCAGCTCGCCACCCGCCATCTGCTGGAACACGGCCACGAGTACGTGGCCTGTCTGGGCGGCATCGACTCGACGCCCGAATCCGGCGACCCGGTCACCGACCACGTCGAGGGCTGGTCCCGTGCCATGGAGGAGGCCGGCCGTTCCGTCGAGGGCCGCCTCTTCCAGGCCCCGTACAACCGCTACGACACCTACCGGCTGGCGCTGGAGCTGCTGGGCCGCCCCGACCGTCCCACCGCCGTCTTCTGCGCCACCGACGACCAGGCGTTCGGCGTGCTGCGCGCGGCGCGCGAACTCGGCCTGGACGTTCCGCAGGACCTGGCGGTCGCCGGCTTCGACGACGTGAAGGAGGCGGGTCTGACGGACCCACCCCTCACCACTGTCGGCTCCGACCGCGAGGGCATGGCGAAGGCCGCCGTCGACCTGGTGCTGGACGACGGGCTGCGAGTCGCCGGATCCCAGCGGCAGCGGGTTCGGCAGTTCCCGGCCGGGCTCGTCGTGCGGCGCTCGTGCGGGTGCGGGGAACCCCCGCGCCGCTGA
- a CDS encoding response regulator transcription factor produces the protein MVAMKVLIVDDEPAVRDALRRSLTFEGYGTELAGDGLEALEKTASYEPDLILLDVLMPRMDGLTVARRLRDGGRRTPILMLTARDTVGDRVTGLDAGADDYLVKPFELDELLARIRALLRRTSYAQQQAGAGTGADGGPGASGASPGRAGTESLAFGDLRMDLGTMEVTRGPRTVELSRTEYTLLEMFLAHPRQVLTREQILKSVWGFDFEPSSNSLDVYVMYLRRKTEAGGESRLVHTVRGVGYVLKDDAA, from the coding sequence ATGGTGGCCATGAAGGTGCTGATCGTCGACGACGAGCCGGCCGTCCGGGACGCGCTGCGCCGCAGCCTCACCTTCGAGGGCTACGGGACCGAACTCGCCGGGGACGGACTCGAGGCCCTGGAGAAGACGGCGTCCTACGAACCGGACCTGATCCTGCTCGACGTGCTGATGCCGCGCATGGACGGGCTGACCGTCGCCCGCCGACTGCGCGACGGGGGCAGGCGCACGCCGATCCTGATGCTGACGGCCAGGGACACGGTCGGCGACCGCGTCACGGGCCTCGACGCCGGAGCGGACGACTATCTCGTCAAGCCCTTCGAGCTGGACGAGCTGCTGGCGCGCATACGGGCGCTGCTGCGGCGCACCTCGTACGCGCAGCAGCAGGCCGGTGCGGGCACCGGGGCCGACGGAGGACCGGGCGCGAGCGGTGCTTCCCCCGGCCGTGCCGGCACCGAGTCCCTGGCCTTCGGCGATCTGCGCATGGACCTCGGAACGATGGAGGTGACGAGGGGCCCGCGCACGGTCGAGCTGAGCCGCACCGAGTACACGCTGCTGGAGATGTTCCTCGCTCACCCGCGCCAGGTGCTCACGCGCGAACAGATCCTGAAGTCGGTCTGGGGCTTCGACTTCGAACCGTCGTCCAACTCCCTGGACGTGTACGTGATGTATCTGCGCCGCAAGACCGAGGCCGGGGGTGAGTCCCGCCTCGTGCACACGGTGCGCGGCGTCGGCTACGTCCTCAAGGACGACGCGGCGTGA
- a CDS encoding MoaD/ThiS family protein: MASGTIRYWAAAKAAAGTAEEHYEAGTLADALDSARERHTESPDFARVLLRCSFLVDGRSVGKRAHDAVVLSDGGTVEVLPPFAGGAA, translated from the coding sequence ATGGCGAGTGGCACGATCCGTTACTGGGCGGCGGCGAAAGCCGCGGCCGGTACGGCCGAGGAGCACTACGAGGCGGGGACGCTCGCCGACGCGCTGGACAGCGCCCGCGAACGTCACACCGAGAGCCCGGACTTCGCCCGCGTACTGCTGCGCTGCTCCTTTCTCGTGGACGGCCGGTCCGTCGGCAAGCGCGCACACGACGCGGTGGTGCTGAGCGACGGCGGCACCGTCGAGGTGCTCCCGCCGTTCGCCGGGGGTGCCGCGTGA
- a CDS encoding alpha/beta hydrolase family protein, whose amino-acid sequence MGDDAECEFARSGADARTVGDAVGVPDVRRHAVLRTSDGVRIEAAYDPYAGGAGPGGSAQAPGAIVLAHGFSGSVDRPAVRRAVQVFTQYAAVITFSFRGHGGSGGHSTVGDLEVLDLAAAVAWARSLGHARVATVGFSMGGSVVVRHGALHRPEEHEGRTGARSGTEPAGAGRPGAAEHSDAVVAVSAPARWYYKGTAPMRRLHWVIQRPVGRLVSRYGLRTRIHPRDWDPVPLSPVAAAPLLAPTPLLVVHGDQDPYFPVDHPNSLAAAGDPECTELWLVEGFGHAENAAEPELLHRIGSWVGHRWPDPSAGPA is encoded by the coding sequence ATGGGTGACGATGCGGAGTGTGAGTTCGCTCGCTCCGGTGCCGATGCCCGCACCGTGGGTGACGCCGTCGGCGTTCCGGACGTACGCCGGCACGCCGTGCTGCGGACCTCCGACGGGGTGCGGATCGAGGCCGCGTACGACCCGTACGCAGGCGGCGCGGGCCCCGGCGGAAGCGCACAGGCCCCGGGTGCGATCGTGCTGGCGCACGGCTTCAGCGGTTCGGTCGACCGGCCGGCCGTCCGCCGGGCCGTCCAGGTGTTCACGCAGTACGCAGCGGTGATCACCTTCTCGTTCCGCGGGCACGGCGGCTCCGGCGGTCACTCGACGGTCGGCGATCTCGAGGTCCTCGATCTTGCGGCGGCGGTGGCCTGGGCCCGCTCCCTCGGTCACGCCCGGGTGGCGACGGTCGGCTTCTCGATGGGCGGCTCCGTCGTCGTCCGGCACGGGGCGCTCCACCGTCCCGAGGAGCACGAGGGGCGCACAGGCGCACGATCCGGCACGGAGCCCGCCGGCGCCGGGCGGCCCGGTGCGGCCGAGCACTCCGACGCGGTGGTGGCCGTGAGCGCACCGGCACGCTGGTACTACAAGGGGACCGCTCCGATGCGGCGGCTGCACTGGGTGATCCAGAGGCCCGTGGGGCGGCTCGTCTCCCGCTACGGGCTTCGCACGCGCATCCACCCCCGCGACTGGGACCCGGTGCCGCTCTCCCCCGTGGCCGCCGCACCGCTGCTCGCGCCGACCCCCCTGCTCGTCGTCCATGGCGACCAGGACCCGTACTTCCCCGTCGACCACCCCAACTCCCTTGCCGCGGCGGGCGATCCGGAGTGCACCGAGCTGTGGCTCGTCGAGGGCTTCGGTCACGCCGAGAACGCCGCGGAGCCCGAACTCCTGCACCGGATCGGCAGCTGGGTCGGCCATCGGTGGCCGGATCCCTCCGCCGGCCCGGCATGA
- a CDS encoding winged helix-turn-helix transcriptional regulator, which produces MSSLLLLTNALQPSTEVLPALGLLLHNVRVAPAEGPTLVNTPGADAILIDGRRDLPQVRSLCQLLQQTGPGCPLILIVTEGGLAAVTADWGVDDVLLESAGPAEVEARLRLGIGRLQGSADDEPTEIRNGDLSVDEATYSAKLKGRVLDLTFKEFELLKYLAQHPGRVFTRAQLLQEVWGYDYFGGTRTVDVHVRRLRAKLGPEHESLIGTVRNVGYRFVSPEKDAKKTPQEKQAKADARAVTDEATRLVREAAGDGAG; this is translated from the coding sequence GTGAGTTCGCTACTCCTGCTGACGAACGCCCTCCAGCCCTCCACCGAAGTGCTCCCCGCGCTCGGTCTGCTGCTGCACAACGTGCGCGTGGCACCCGCCGAGGGACCGACTCTCGTGAACACCCCCGGCGCCGACGCCATCCTCATCGACGGCCGCCGCGACCTGCCGCAGGTGCGCTCGCTGTGCCAGCTGCTGCAGCAGACGGGCCCCGGCTGTCCGCTGATCCTCATCGTCACCGAGGGCGGTCTCGCCGCCGTGACCGCGGACTGGGGCGTCGACGACGTGCTCCTGGAGAGCGCCGGCCCCGCCGAGGTCGAGGCAAGGCTGCGTCTGGGCATCGGCCGCTTGCAGGGCAGCGCGGACGACGAGCCGACCGAGATCCGCAACGGCGACCTCTCCGTCGACGAGGCCACCTACAGCGCGAAGCTGAAGGGACGGGTCCTGGACCTGACCTTCAAGGAGTTCGAGCTGCTGAAGTACCTGGCGCAGCACCCGGGCCGCGTCTTCACCCGTGCCCAGCTGCTCCAGGAGGTGTGGGGCTACGACTACTTCGGCGGCACCCGCACCGTGGACGTCCACGTACGGAGGCTGCGCGCGAAGCTCGGCCCCGAGCACGAGTCGCTGATCGGCACCGTCCGCAACGTCGGCTACCGCTTCGTCTCCCCGGAGAAGGACGCGAAGAAGACGCCGCAGGAGAAGCAGGCGAAGGCCGACGCACGCGCCGTCACCGACGAGGCCACCCGTCTCGTGCGCGAGGCCGCGGGGGACGGTGCCGGCTGA
- the mshD gene encoding mycothiol synthase: protein MSDVVVVDEASAELVRDAQSLIDESARTDGQSPLSEQGRLQLRGGRRAGVRHLLLRQDGELVGYAQLEDTDPVEPPTGEFAVHPSHRGRGYGRQLGQALLKESGKRLRVWAHGGHPAARHLAQVLGLSLFRELRQMRRPLSAGVDEAAAPELPEPVLPRGVTLRTFRPGEDDAAWLALNASSFAHHPEQGSLTQRDLDDRKAEPWFDPYGFFLAEREGALVGFHWTKVHSAEQLGEVYVLGVAPEAQGTGLGKALTAVGLRHLERDRGLPTAMLYVDADNFAAVSVYERLGFTTYETDLMYRTES, encoded by the coding sequence ATGAGCGACGTGGTGGTAGTGGACGAGGCGTCGGCGGAGCTCGTGCGGGACGCGCAGTCGCTGATCGACGAGTCGGCCCGTACGGACGGTCAGTCCCCTCTCTCCGAGCAGGGCAGGCTCCAGCTGCGCGGCGGACGGCGCGCCGGCGTGCGGCATCTTCTGCTGCGACAGGACGGCGAACTCGTCGGCTACGCACAGCTCGAGGACACCGACCCCGTCGAGCCGCCCACCGGAGAGTTCGCGGTGCACCCCTCGCACCGCGGCCGCGGCTACGGGCGTCAGCTCGGGCAGGCGCTGCTGAAGGAGTCCGGCAAGCGGCTGCGCGTGTGGGCGCACGGCGGCCACCCCGCCGCACGCCATCTGGCGCAGGTGCTCGGGCTCAGCCTCTTCCGCGAACTGCGCCAGATGCGGCGGCCGTTGAGCGCGGGCGTCGACGAAGCCGCTGCTCCCGAGCTGCCGGAGCCGGTGCTCCCTCGGGGGGTCACGCTGCGCACCTTCCGTCCCGGCGAGGACGACGCGGCGTGGCTGGCGCTGAACGCCTCGTCCTTCGCGCACCACCCCGAGCAGGGCAGCCTCACCCAGCGCGACCTGGACGACAGGAAGGCCGAGCCCTGGTTCGACCCGTACGGGTTCTTCCTGGCGGAGCGGGAGGGTGCGCTGGTCGGCTTCCACTGGACGAAGGTGCACAGCGCGGAGCAGCTCGGCGAGGTCTACGTGCTGGGCGTGGCCCCCGAGGCCCAGGGCACCGGGCTGGGCAAGGCGCTCACCGCCGTCGGTCTGCGCCATCTGGAGCGTGACAGGGGGCTGCCCACGGCGATGCTCTACGTGGACGCGGACAATTTCGCGGCGGTCAGCGTCTACGAACGGCTGGGGTTCACGACGTACGAGACGGATCTGATGTACCGCACGGAGAGCTGA
- a CDS encoding putative leader peptide encodes MKRQADLTKRRAVDLCRVAAMLCRIPS; translated from the coding sequence ATGAAGCGACAGGCGGACCTCACGAAACGGCGTGCAGTCGACCTCTGCCGCGTCGCCGCCATGCTCTGTCGCATTCCCTCCTGA